gaaagcgtttctgGTTGACCTGAAatcttgtttgggcttaatgttaagtcgtgggccacgcctactcctttgtggtccctactagaCAGTACTATCATAACATTTTGTGATTTCAAATAATATAATACTATTCATAGTCTAGTAATATAACATAAGTTACTTTCAAGGAACCCATTGTTTGTTATATTAGTAATGAAATTAACATGTTATTACGTAAGGCATTACTATTAAGTTCGTTAGCGATGTGTACCAATATTCATAACACATCACCAGGTCCATTACTAACCAATTAGTGTTACTCAACAGCTTAGTGGACACAATAATCTACTGTCCTGATcccctataataaaattattaatattaGTTCACACCTCAGACAACTGGTCACATGATTTGCCAGCGATGTTTAGGTATGGCTGAAGTTGTAAAAAACAATGAGTATCTCTACACAGGTGCAAGAAGCCAGTAGCTAGTGTTTACTATATACTAGCTCAGTAACTAACATGCAAGGTGTAAAGGAAAGGTGTATGGTCAGAGCAAAACTAACTTAATGTAATATATTAAgttggagtaatatgtaactgtaacttattacattgcccaaaagtaaagagtaatatgtaatagaatagtttcaaaaccatggtaaccaaaaattacgcaatggaccacacccaaatcgccatgtttttgtaccagactgcttgatgttgcaagttgaatttcTCGCTTAATTCAtgtcaagacttattaatacgtaagtaaaatagatgccagtgatagaataaagtatgtaggtgagttattaggcattaaaagatacgtactgcctcccaacagggcagtttcgtaggaaagagaaatgcataaaaatggatttggccaaattgcgacctattcacTGCCCAAAGGTGGTAAAAACTAGGAGAAACTTGAAGTATacgtctttatccagcaccacagcagcgtacagccacatccagccatccccgagttagccagaatcgctcatgtgctgggattcTCACTTCAGTTCGTGTGAAAAAGCAGACACCAAAATAAGACCGCTAAActttaactgatggttgatttcgacaataaaacttaactctagcaaaattcaccactaaAAGTCTTCTTTTACTGGCGTTTTATCACTGTTTGGTAGTACGCCATCACCGGTCTCGTATctttcaggagctctggctaatcctgggatagctggatgtggctgtacgccgctgtggtgctggataaagacgtatacttcaagtttcccctagttttaaccacctttgggcggtgaataggtcgcaatttggccaaatccatttttaagcatttctctttcctacgaaactgccctgttgggggGCAGTACGTATCTtgtaatgcctaataactcacctacatactttattctatcactggcatctatttacTTACGTACTAATAAGTCTTGACgtgaatttagcgaggaattcaacttgcaacatgaaacagtctggtacaaaaacatggcgatttgggtgtggtccattgcgtaatttttggttaccatggttttgaaactgctcttttaactttcccaacacagcagacagacagacagacacacacacacacagacacacaacacacacacacagacacacacacacacacacacacacacacacacacacacacacacactcacagcGGTCATTGTTAGACCTCCTATCACCAACAGGAACATTAAAGGATGGGGGGAAGAAAACCCTTTCGACATTGTAACATTTGACGCATTAAAAAACAATTACATTTAATTACTGATTATGCGCCTTACGTAACTATTGGGGACTTCCCCGCACTAATTCTGCATTAGTCATTCTCTTCATTCTCCGAAAATGTCGAAGCCAACTCTAACTCAGTTACGGAAGGCGGGGTCTACTAGGTTAAGAAATCTTCGTGCGCAAGACAAGAAAAATTACTGGTGGCACCCTACCTATCGTATCGGCAAGGGATCGTTTGGTGAAGTGTATCATGGCTGGGAAGAGGTGAGCTTTGTTGTGCTCCTAATATATTCGTGCCCGGGTTTGTAGCTTTAAACGGGTTTTAAATCGGCTGAAGTCGTTACACAATACTGCCTGTCTAGATTAAAAACAAATGAACGTATGAATTAGTGGCTATTTATATTTCGTAGCAGTTGACCTTTATTTGGAAGTGTTTGATGGGCGTGATACACCGGAACTTTTAGGTTCCAGCCACAATCAAGAGTTTATCGTAGATCAAACACTGAGAGGGTTTTATGTAGCAATCAAGGTGGTCACAAGACAGGAGATTTTGCATTATCACACTGAAATGTACACCTACACACATTGCTGTTTAGGccaattccttgtttcccatttcattgacctcaaaaattGTGGGCAGGcagttcattattcattatagatatttccactaataTTTCCAAATTCATAGCTaacaggtaagaatacagtagaaatatttaaactaagaacctgaacagtgaaaagctagctaaatgagCTTTCTGAATgttaaactagttactgcttgctgctatgcaatcacaggataaataatgaataaaatgttcagttgacagcaataatgaatgatcATGAGGGAAGAGAATCAGCATGTAGGGAAAtagaaaacaatgaattttcttggagtggcctaatagttTAATTACTATTATAGGCAATGACGTGAATTAGAATGATGTGAATTAGTCTCATGTTCAGTACAGTAGGTCCACTTGTAACAAGTATATTTTAAGAGTTTGCAAACCTCTGGCTTATGGAATAACTCCCTTTGCTGGTTTATTAGTCCAAACCATGTATCTTATTATACTGTCCCACTGGCAGAGTATATAGTACTTGGTTTGCGGTAGTTGGGTGGTTTCTTTATTTCTGTAATTCCTACTATTGGCCAGATGCTCACAGCTACATGGTGTTGTTCACTGGCTATAGATACTATAGTCAATGGTTcaactttttcaccatagcatttTCTTTTTTTCAATCTTTTGCGCCAGTTATGGATGAAAATGTGTGTCTGTAAAATGCTATCTTCGCCTCTGTACTTGCAATGCAGACACCACACGCAAAATTCGATAGGTCTTGAGCCAAAGGGAAAAAAAAATATGTTAAGACATGTTTTTTGATATTCTGAAGCGTTCAGCCACTATTTAGCTCCAAAGGTGCAAACTAATAGCTATTGTCACATCACCCCTATGCATGGCTATTACAATTCTACTCACCCATGACTCTTGGAGAAGGAAAGTCTTTGTGCTATTTGATTGCACAGTCTCATGGAGTCAAATTTTAGTGAGTCAATTTAGTGAGTAATGATTTTTATCTGTAGCATATGTAATATAGTAAGGGTCAGTGGTTGGTTTGTATAGGGCAGTCGTCAGCTAGTCCCTTTGACCCTTCAATACTAGAAAACCATTGGCCATGTAGTGTGAGAGGTGTTGTTCATGTGTGGGCTGTTGTCCATGTTTGTTTGAGGATTAACAAATACACCAGCAGGGATTGGGTTAGACAGCAGTCGACTGACCAcactgtaatattattgtaggcACCAGGTCAAGGAGCTTTGGAAGTGGCAATCAAGACCGTCAAGAAGGAATTCATTGATCAAGACCCCAAGGTCAAAGAAAACCTTGACCGAGAGATAGCCATAATGAAGGCGTTGTCATCATGTCAGTATGCTGTCAGGCTGCACAACGTGATGGTAAGGGGATGTGTCATCATCATTGATCTTGTGATCTGTTGAGACTACAAGTGTATTTCAAcattgacacctcagatcaattCCATGTATATATAGGATGGTTTGAATTTCCATATATGTGTGTCCCAGGGCTTCACAGTAACGATGCTTTCCGCTTAACAAGGAACCCCTGCTACTTGGCTCTCTGTTTGGTAATCACATGATCATCCTAGTGTAGATGAGTTAGTTACTAATCCTCATATTATTGGATACTAATCCTCATATTATAGGATACTAATCCTATATTATAAAATACTAATCCTCATATTATAGGATACTAATCCTGATACTAATCCTCATATTATAGGATACCAATCCTCATATTATAGGATACTAATCCTCATATTATAGGATACCAATCCTCATATTATAGGATACCAATCCTCATATTATAGGATACAAAAGATCACATCATTCTAGCAATGGAGTTGTGCGATTGTGACCTGGATCAGTATGTCAAGGAGAAGTCATTTGATGAGAATAAAGTGAAGGCGTTTCTCTACCAAATGAGTAAGTGTGTTTAGGGTAGGAAGTTCACTTTAAATTGTTTTCcaaactctgtgtgtgtgcgtgcgtgtgtgtgtgtgtggtatgtacCAATGTATAGCAAAGCCATTACAAGGTAGAGCAGCCTAAGAAGCCTGTAATATAATTTCACACAAGTTTAATAACATGGTTGATAAGGAGTGATCTGAACTGGGTAGCTCTGGTTTTTTGGAAGTCCTTAACTTGTTTTACCTTACCTCAGAGGCAAGGAAGGTGTAAAagtcgggggggggggggggggggagctaaATTATTAATGCTGACACTCGTATGGAAGCAGGAGGCTTGTTCATTGTTGCAGTGATTACAACAGTGTGTGAAGCATACTCAGCATGCTCCTTTAGGGGGGACCTGGGTGCATGCCTCCAGAGTTTTTTTGACAAATAGGTgctatgagattgaatctggtgacACATTTTGCAAAATGTATTGTCAATTAAAATTTTTCAGGTACCACACATACAGTGAATCCTTCCACTAAATGATATATAGCTGCCAGTTTGGAAACCCCGACGATATTTAATCACATGATACACTCATGACGTCACACAAGGTAATTATTGGAGAAGCTCTGCCCTCTCTCATCTGAAGGGGCTCCAGCCCCTCTAGCTCCCATCTTCCACCACCACTGCTTACCTAACAGTGGTgaatctaggaatttataaagggggtttccagtttagaaggtggacatATCCACTGCATAGGAGGTGGAAGGATGCTAcagttgggggtgcccaaaatttaaGGTGGTAGTAGTAAAGCTTGTCCAggcaaattttgaaatttagatgCTCTGAGACTGCATTTGGCAACAATTTTAGTGTGAAAAATAAATATTTACGGAGTGTTGAGCATGCACATCACTTGTTATAGGTGCACGCCGCAATAATTTATTAAATACTCAACTGTTGcataatcatttttcaaaggggtttccgtggaaaccttgaaacacCCAAAATCCACCACTGCCCAATCTACTTTAGCAGTAAAATATTTTGCTATTGCTTTGGGAAAGCCCCTTGGAGTTAATATTTGTATCTCTCTCACTCATGTATCCTTCCAGGATGACATTATTCCCCATGCTTTTCAGACTTAACCTTTCACTGATAAATATTATAAACCCTAAAATGTACTATAAAATTGATGATCAAATCCTCTGATGGCTATAATGTTAGTTATGGCTATAATGTTAGTTATGGCTATAATGTTAGTTATGGCTATAATGTTAGTTATGGCTATAATGTTAGTTATGGCTATAATGTTAGTTATGGCTATAATGTTAGTTATGGCTATAATGTTAGTTATGGCTATAAGCAAAACATGTGTACTTTTTAATAGCAACAATTATTAGTGGAACTGGTAAGTGGTAGACTGTTATTGTACTCAGTATAGTACAACTACTCTACATGGCCCTAAACCTTAGGAGGAGATATGAAACAAATTTCAAGTGCTCCTAGTTGTGTTCTGAGCTAGTACAAGTTTGCAGTGTACActggtgatcatgtgatcttgttgCCACAGGTGAAGGAATGAAAGTTCTTCAACAATATCATATCGTACATCGTGACCTCAAGCCCAGTAACATTCTGATCAAGTTCTCATCGCCGGACAAGCAATCATTTGCTGTGAGTTATGTAGTATGCCACGAATAATAACAATTGAAGTTATTGGTTTCTTAGTCACTGTTGCCTAGCCATTTATTACTATCCATTTTGATGGCTACAGTGTTTAGGATAATACAGTAGATTGAATGGCTACACTACATCATGATGTAGTGATGTTACCAGATGATGTTGATCATTAAACATCTATACCTCAGTACTACATCTGTCCCACAACTCTCATAAACCTTATTGGGCCAGGGATGTGTCCAGGTTTAAgatagtggtggctacaagagaCAGGGAATGTTGTATGGAGCCTTAACTTGTGTATTCAAAGGTGAATTTGTAGTGGTTGTTGAGTGGTAATTATTTTATTTGAGTAGTGGTACCGACCATTATGGACTCATTGTGGGCACATCCCTGTTGGGCCACTCCAACAAAATACGTACACACTGTTGCTAAGCAGCAAGTGCTACTTTAATTACAGTATCTGTACTTTGTGTGGAAAGATTTCCAAATATTAATATGTCTCATGACCTCGTGATCAACGTCAACCCACTAACTCCAGCTACCTCACTGTTCTACAGATCAAACTGGCTGATTTTGGCTTTGCCCGCCACTTCACGACGGAGGGTAGCAAGTTGGTGGACATGACATCACTAGCCGGTACTCCTGTGTTCATGGTGAGTGTGTCTTGTCATTATGTcacagatcatgtgatccttacAGGCTCCTGAAGCACTCAGGTGTATCTTCAGTAAGGGGAAGGTTAGTGGCTGTTGTTATGGTAACTTTCACCATAGTAACATACACATACAGAAGTATGATGAGAAAGTGGACCTGTGGAGTATCGGAGCATTACTTTACAAAGTGATTGTGGGACAGTGTGGCTTCTACGCTGTAAGTTATGATGTGTGTATGGGTAGTGTTAAGATAATGATAGGTGACACATTTCTATCCCTGATAATGACCAGTCTCTCAATTGTTGCAATACAACAAGCCCATGTAGTACTTAATCAACACTACTGATATTGTATCCATGTACTCTAGTCCACCAGTACAACTCCAATGAGAGGCCCTATAACTGGTAGCAATACAATCATCAGGAATATATACACCTACTAGCTCATATAGTTGACCCTACCTCATGTTGTCCTACAGAATTTACAAGACATCTTGACCATTTTGGAGAAGAAAGGAGAtcacatagctcatgtgagatCCTCAGGTGTCTACCATCCCAAGTACTTGACAGAGTTCCCTAGTGAAGTAGAACCTCGACTGTCACCGTAAGATGACTTGTCTGATTGGATGTTTTTCTACTCTAAAACATGTCAGGTTCTTCAAGAAGAAGATGGAGGAATTGCTGGTGAAGTTGATGAAATTGGAGCCCAGTGATCGTATGACCTTCATCGAGTTCTTTGATTTTGTTGATGATCTGGTCAAGTCAAAATTGACTGTGATCAACGTGCAGGATGGGTCAGTGTGTAAAGTGGAGTTTGACAAGAATATCAGGTATGAGCAAGGAGAGTATCAAGTGGGACATAACATGTTacacaatattattactttatgtaCGTAGTAATATTAAAGTAATGTAATGTGCTGCATTCTTAAACTAGTAATATGTAGCAGCTGGAGTCCATGGTAGCTGCTATGAACTCTCTTGGTAACTGTTGTAGCTACTTTACTGAAGTAATGTATTACTAGTTGTTACATCTAACAATTAATTAATATACTAATACTGCACATTACTGTAATATTAAAGTATAATGGAACGTTGTATTCTAACAAAAGAGCATTATCAATTAAAAGTCACTGCCTAATATTGTCAAGGGTCCAATGATGGTATCAAGGAGGTATTATCAAGGGGTTAGGGAATCAAGTTCAACCAGGGTATCAAGAGGTCTATATAGGAGATTGTCAACAGTTTTAAAAGGGGTATAAGGTCAAGAGGAAAGGATCAAGAGGGTATCAATGTGTATGACATGTCAACACTTGTTACAGTACTGAACAATTGGCACTTGAGGTACAAGGATCCCTGGGGGTACCAACTACACATCAGCTACTTGTTCATCAACTTGATGATAATCTACCGATTGTCAATCTGTCGTCAATGGAACGACATCAGTTCCAGCTACACATCGTGTCTGTCCGTCCTGACAAGGTATTCACCTGTGTGTCTAATATTGACTAGTATTCAAGAGAGTGGCTAATCATACAGTAGTGTATAGTAAGAATCATTAAGATATGCATTTCTTGCCCAAACAACATCCTCCTTTATGATAGCTTTATTTCTCAGCCTAAATGAGTAACATTCTATAGAAATTTTTACCACCTATCTAACCAACTGACGGCCTTCACCAAACATAGCTTAGTTAaggattttttcactgtttgatgtcaccaGACCTGAAACTTGCCTTGTCGCCTACTGCAGTAGCTGCAATGCCACATCTGGGTCATGGTACTCATGGGCTTACTATTTCTTATTTCATCACTATCATTCACAGGTAGCATGTCATGGCCTCTTGTTATTATAATGGGATTTGTCTGTAGTTACCATAGCAActagtgactagattgattgtagAGACACTGCTTGTACTGTTCTTGAAAATATCTGAAAACAAAGCTAACGAGCAAATTTTGATGTAAAATGAAATTGACGAATTTgacaaattcgtcaaatttaattTCATTTAATGCCCATGTCAAGCACCATTAAAAGTACTTGTTttatctacaatttcttgattttcgtcaacatttaaTGGTAACTGATGAAGTGTGAATTCATCAAATTATTATTCCATCAAAATTCCTTGCTTACACTAATTTATAATTTGAGCATgtgatgtccactagtataaccATTACTTTTATGTTATAGTTTTGCTCACAATTTAATTTGTCTAAGGGTATAGCTTATGTGTAACAACTACAATATAGTTGCCCACATCAAACACATTTCCCCCTCAAACAGGAGATCCCAATATACCTACTAAACATGAATACCGGTACCACAGTGGACAGGATTAATGACAGAGTGATCCGTTTGTTAGGTAGGACCCTATAGTGTATGTACTATGTGTTGCTATGGTTACCATCACAGAGGAGGCTAAGGATGATCCCATGAAGGGCTTGACTATGATCAAGGAGGTTGGTTGTCATGGTGATGGTTACTAAATGTGAGACCAGTACAATATGTTGGTATAAAGAATACTACAATAAAAGATTTGGCTTCACAAACATTTTCTAAAAGGCATAGCCTTTGAGGACAAAAATTTCAGATGATTTATATACTAAAAGCAATACTCATTTCTAACTTCGTAGGTATCATTGTGAGTATCATTAACAACACCAACTATCATGTTTGATTGTGCAGTTAATAGATCAGCAATTGGACTATTTGTCTGACACAGTAGCAGTTAAAAAAAAGAGATCCCGTTATGTTTGCATTTGCCTAGCGTTTCAAAAAAGGCAATGCAATTGCTCTGCTTAGAGAACACAAATGAAACACAATCACAATGCAATAAGGAGTATATGGTGGTACAAACCTCCATCAAACTACAACAGTGTAGGCTAAACCATTGGTAattagtgctctgcgatatactggtaataccgtttatcgtgaTACATTATCATAACTgattatcataccgtgacatcctttgataaccgatatatcaaaataccggtatatcaatgaataccagtataggattgcttttaacccagctaGCCTTTGTTGATGACTTAACAGACACACCCTAAACAAAAgcttgaggttgtcacattacaacacatgtctacttgtactgaactatattttctggtttttgggatgcataccacttcatactaggcccaagaaatgatgcaatagttacaataacaagctaactatatatttTACCGATATACcgtgatattttcctgttactaataccgtgtattcaaatttcaatgcTGCCAAGCACTATTGATAATAACAGCGCTATCTATATGATGTAGTTAAGGTGGCTCGGAACAGTTTTCATAAGGTTTCAACAGTGTTATGCAAGCAATCACATTAGCTATGAGGCTTAAATATAATCAttactgtggttgaccaccagttccTGTCATTTGCAAATGAAGCACACATCATCACAGCATTTAACAAAATCGTGTGTGCGCTATTATTACAAGCCTCCACACAAAAATGAACTAGTTGCCGGTTTTCAAGATGCGACTGTCGAATTTTGGATGGGCAAGCAGTAATAAATAAGCTGCAATTGTGCGGAAGCTGATTTTTAATATTCGCTTCTGCCTGGCAGTGGCGGATTTTTAAAAAACCGTTTAAAATCTTTGTGTGACATGGGTAGAATTAATGCATGAACTAAAGACCTGATAGGAAAAGTAGCTCCGCACAATTATAGATAATCAAGTAAATAATGTCTAACAGCGAATCCAGCTTCATAGCACCAAACACGAAGGAAGAGTTCACTCTGAAGGGCTAAATGTGTAACTTGCGCTACACGCATCCCAGAGAGCTCCTGTTTGTTGTAAACGGTAGAGAACAAATTGTTTCATAGATTTCTGTTAGTACAATGTACTTCATGAAGATAATTTGCTTGTTTTAGGCCCTGTaaatttcatggtgaagccatacgGAAACAGTTCCCAGCCACCTTAATAGTTGaggattattatgattattgttgtAACTTAGCTGTAATCTGTCTAATAGAACTGGCTAACCTACCAGCCGAGGACAAAACTCTTCTTTCTTATGTAGCTAGAATATTCATTTATTATTCTGTATTATACCTAACATCAGTATGAGGAAGTTCCTAGCTGAGTAGCGGCTCTGCCACAAAACTTCACAAAACAAATAACTCTCACCATTTAAACCCCATGGTCACGCCCATTTAGTGATTTGGCAGCTTGGGCTAAGACTTACATTTTCACAACCACAGGTTAGCTTTATCATTTTGTATCTCATGTAATTGATGGCAATTTTCATGGATATATCCTGGTTGATGACTAACTAAGCTGCCTTGTAGACCTTTGAGCCCAGTCACAGTCTGTCAGTGAACAAATCGCTTTTTACATTTTCGATAAATATGCCATGCAAATTATTTCataatgtttgtgtgtgtgctttgaTTGTTAACCTGATACATAGACTGTCATGATGTTGAATCCTTTGTTTCGTCGATTTATTGGTTAGTGCCCAGCCTTTCTTCAACGCTCTGTAAACTGGTAAGCCTAAAAACACACGAAAAGCGGAACGCAGAAGCAAACGCAAATGAAACGTAAATGCACCACTAAGAGAACGCAACGCAAATGCAGAACAACCCAACGCAAACACAACGGGATTTTTTTTTGACTGCTATTGTAAGTGTACCTTGTCCAGTAAATGCTTGTTCTACAAAATGAATTATACTTTAGGAGAGTATTGGTCAGTACGCCTTTAGGGCTTTTACATGTAATTCAGATAGATCAAGTAATCATGTCATATGATACACCTCTCAGGGGACAATACTTCGATAGAATGATCATCTGGTGATATCCTCACACCAGTTGTGATGTGACTCTTAAGATATACAGTAGGCTCTCTATTATCTGGCCATCGATTGTCTAAACATTCTGTTACCTGAACTATAtgaaagtgactgttctattagagtatttaaatggAGTTCTGTGTATAAAAATGGGCTTCTATTATCGATTATCTGAACTCACTCAAGGCCCAAAGAGTTGGATAATGGAGGAAGCACTGTACATGGCTTTTCAGCTAAGGGTGGGTGTGTCAGAACTCCAGGCATGTAATGTCAATAATGACATACCAATATGAGATAACCAGGACAACATCCTGATAACCAGGACAACATCCTGATAACTAGGACAACATCCTGATAACTAGGACACTTGTCCATTTTGTATTAGGGTGCATGCATCAGGACACTGCTGTATAACAAGAACTCTCTAAATGTTGTTCTATGTACAACTGGTTCCACCATTTCTATAGGAACGGTTTGTTGAGACactaatccagtcactacactCCCATCCCAGTAGTCTGGAGTCAACATTTCATCGTCAAATTGGTGGTGTGGACCAGCTCTGGtgagctactactactaccttgTCATTATAATAATGTAATCTATATGGGGCTTTTCCCCTTATTAGGAAGTTCATAGCTAGTCAGAGAGATCACATGATGCAGTGCAGGGTTGATGTGATGACAGACTATACCTCAGTTGAGATCAAATGTGACATGATGATTACTAGGTGTCTGTCCATCTATGTGTATAGTATCTGTCCATCTCAGTGTGTCTGTGTAAAATATATAGtgtctgtttgtgtgtaattACAAATAAGTAAAGATCGAACCAATATAGTGATGTCCATTTCACTCTTTATTAGTGTGTTGATATGGTACTACTGAGTATGGTTTTTGTAAATGTCTTCACTTGTATAAATAACCAACTATATAGTATATTCCTAATATAATGGTCATAATGTGCTACAGCTTGCAGAATCAGTTGGACTACTTTGGTCAATTCCTGATTGATGAGAACAAGACCCTATATACTGACTACAACATAACAATTGAGAGTATCAAAGATGAAGTATGTCTGTCAGTTAGTATGTCCCATGTGGTGACCCCCTCCCATACAGCTGTCAGCAGAGAAGGATAAGTTGTTACGGACTATCAACTCATGCAATACAGGAGAGGTGTTGACACTGTCCCCAACTCTGATCAGCAAACAGGTTACCATGATACTTGCTGGGGTCAAGAAACTGCCAAAGGCTCCGGTTAGGTCTTGAGAACAGTATTGGTGTGTGTCATTTAGAACTACTGCAGGTGGCAGAATTGCAGGACAGATTTGGAGTGTTGTATGACGAGTATGTTGTATTGGGTGATCTGATAGCTTACCATGTGTCCAAGGCCGTACAGTAAGCTATACTATACAACTGGACTGGTATGATATTATGTACTATAGGAAACTACAAACAGCTAACAATGCTATACAGAATGTGTACACATTAGCTGCTAAACTGAAGACTTATTGTAATGATGCTCAGACTAGACTTAACAACATTCAACAAAGTGAGACTGAACTGTACATTGCACTGCAGAATAGGTTAAAGGTGGGCTTTAATTAGAATAATTAGACATCTAGGTATATTGTTGTCTTATTGTGTTAGTCATCAGCTGTTACTCCTGCAACTAATGCAGTCTCTGGTCAAGGTAGAGTGATCAAGTAATATTGTGCGGTCATTGATCTGTGTGAGAATATATTAGACTACAGTGAGCTACAGCAGCAATTAGAAGAACTGACAGTAGAGTGTGATTCACTGAGAACTGAAAATGAGGAACTAAAGGAGAAAATACCACCCGCACAAGTGAGTAACATGATGTGTGTGATGATTGTATCCCTGCTGTTCTTGCAGGATGGGGAGTCCACACTGGTAGCTGGTAGAGATCACAGGTAAGTCATAGCTCATTGTGTACTCTGTGTAAAGTGTTGTGTTAAGGTTGGATCCTGCATTGAACAGTTTTGACTTTGTCAGCATGCCAACTGACAATCAAACTAAACCACAAACTCCTACAAAGAATGGAGCAGTGAACAGTGGAGTACCAACTGTACAAATCACCCCAGAACAGTAAGGGTCATTAAGTAATGAATTATAATTCACTATTCTACCATACAGGATATCTGTGGGGGATATTGTTCTGTTCATGC
This genomic interval from Dysidea avara chromosome 15, odDysAvar1.4, whole genome shotgun sequence contains the following:
- the LOC136246109 gene encoding uncharacterized protein — encoded protein: MSKPTLTQLRKAGSTRLRNLRAQDKKNYWWHPTYRIGKGSFGEVYHGWEEAPGQGALEVAIKTVKKEFIDQDPKVKENLDREIAIMKALSSCQYAVRLHNVMDTKDHIILAMELCDCDLDQYVKEKSFDENKVKAFLYQMSEGMKVLQQYHIVHRDLKPSNILIKFSSPDKQSFAIKLADFGFARHFTTEGSKLVDMTSLAGTPVFMAPEALRCIFSKGKKYDEKVDLWSIGALLYKVIVGQCGFYANLQDILTILEKKGDHIAHVRSSGVYHPKYLTEFPSEVEPRLSPFFKKKMEELLVKLMKLEPSDRMTFIEFFDFVDDLVKSKLTVINVQDGSVCKVEFDKNISTEQLALEVQGSLGVPTTHQLLVHQLDDNLPIVNLSSMERHQFQLHIVSVRPDKEIPIYLLNMNTGTTVDRINDRVIRLLEEAKDDPMKGLTMIKEERFVETLIQSLHSHPSSLESTFHRQIGGVDQLWKFIASQRDHMMQCRVDVMTDYTSVEIKCDMMITSLQNQLDYFGQFLIDENKTLYTDYNITIESIKDELSAEKDKLLRTINSCNTGEVLTLSPTLISKQVTMILAGVKKLPKAPVAELQDRFGVLYDEYVVLGDLIAYHVSKAVQKLQTANNAIQNVYTLAAKLKTYCNDAQTRLNNIQQSETELYIALQNRLKSSAVTPATNAVSGQDYSELQQQLEELTVECDSLRTENEELKEKIPPAQDGESTLVAGRDHRLDPALNSFDFVSMPTDNQTKPQTPTKNGAVNSGVPTVQITPEQISVGDIVLFMPTSHAGQVFMVHTEPYFIFLDKSCLSEFGLSQEKSGNDVIAGEVISPPVKHTDPKALGYLVNPNVKTVHTIQCKKRPDIVIKGKPMSKRKH